In a genomic window of Lepisosteus oculatus isolate fLepOcu1 chromosome 3, fLepOcu1.hap2, whole genome shotgun sequence:
- the LOC138237757 gene encoding trichohyalin-like, whose product MLLGLTALLWALGGAGSLPLLKDEKVSRCVMEVLSDSLSKDRPEHLDSDCSRSLKQDEQMKALERHQGLLRELQELAHREREEEMGVLEKDQHKKPGADEEKERGMEIEQKEVVFTKTGEVTEEAREGEEGEKRTGDLSLEERKRREAKKSTGDIEETLDEQLKRTDKKREETLEELLEEEQKKRGNERNTDEELEEEIKSGEMKERELEELLEEMKKRGGDREKERELEELLEEYRKKRGNEKKSDEELEELLEEMKKRGGDREKERELEELLEEVKKRGGDREKERELEELLEEMKKRGGDRERERELEELLEEMKKRGGDREKERELEELLEEMKKRGGDREKERELEELLEEMKKRGGDREKERELEELLEEMKKRGGDREKERELEELLEEVKKRGGDRERERELEELLEEYRKKRGNEKKSDEELEELLEEMKKRGGDRENERELEELLEEMKKRGGDREKERELEELLEEMKKRGGDRERERELEELLDEMKKRGGDREKERELEELLEEMKKRGGDRERERELEELLDEMKKRGGDRERERELEELLEEYRKKRGNEKKSDEELEELLEEMKKRGGDREKERELEELLEEVKKRGGDREKERELEELLEEYRKKRGNEKKSDEELEELLEEMKKRGGDRERERELEELLEEMKKRGGDREKERELEELLEEMKKRGGDRERERELEELLEEYRKKRGNEKKSDEELEELLEEMKKRGGDRERERELEELLEEMKKRGGDREKERELEELLEEMKKRGGDRERERELEELLEEYRKKRGNEKKSDEELEELLEEMKKRGGDRERERELEELLEEVKKRGGDRERERELEELLEEMKKRGGDREKERELEELLEEMKKRGGDRERERELEELLEEMKKRGGDRERERELEELLEEMKKRGGDREKERELEELLEEYRKKRGNEKKSDEELEELLEEMKKRGGDREKERELEELLEEMKKRGGDRERERELEELLEEMKKRGGDGERERELEELLEEMKKRGGDRERERELEELLEEYRKKRGNEKKSDEELEELLEEMKKRGGDREKERELEELLEEMKKRGGDREKERELEELLEEMKKRGGDREKERELEELLEEMKKRGGDRERERELEELLEEYRKKRGNEKKSDEELEELLDEYRKKRGNEKKSDEELEEYRKKRGNEKDLEETDRKRGTRKEEEEEALKELLEETRQKKAREEGEGEREMRDAQKKRVMEKASDEESRQFEVLREESGREQRREAAGRSRVQELSEIETELRRVAAELGELRKG is encoded by the exons ATGCTGCTGGGGCTGACGGCGCTGCTCTGGGCTCTCGGCGGAG CTGGATCCCTGCCTCTGCTGAAAGATGAAAAG GTGAGCCGCTGTGTGATGGAGGTGCTGTCAGACTCGCTGTCCAAAGATAGGCCTGAGCATCTGGACAGTGACTGCTCCAGGTCTCTCAAACAAG ATGAGCAGATGAAGGCACTGGAGAGACACCAGGGGCTGCTGAGAGAACTGCAGGAGCTGGCACACAGAG agagagaggaagagatggGCGTCTTGGAGAAGGACCAGCACAAGAAACCTGGAGCAGACgaggagaaggagagagggatggagaTCGAGCAGAAGGAGGTGGTCTTTACAAAGACAGGGGAGGTGACAGAGGAGGcgagggagggggaggagggggaaaAGAGAACAGGCGACTTGTCcctggaggagaggaagagacGGGAGGCGAAGAAGAGCACTGGGGACATCGAAGAGACGCTGGACGAGCAGCTGAAGAGGACCGacaagaagagagaggagacactgGAGGAACTTCTGGAGGAGGAGCAGAAGAAGAGGGGGAATGAGAGAAACACTGATGAAGAACTGGAGGAGGAAATAAAGAGTGGGGAAATGAaggagagggagctggaggagttaCTGGAGGAAATGAAGAAGagaggaggagacagagagaaggagagggagctggaggagttaCTGGAGGAGTACAGGAAGAAGAGAGGGAACGAGAAAAAGAGTGACGAAGAGCTGGAGGAGTTACTGGAGGAAATGAAGAAGagaggaggagacagagagaaggagagggagctggaggagttaCTGGAGGAAGTGAAGAAGagaggaggagacagagagaaggagagggagctggaggagttaCTGGAGGAGATGAAGAAGagaggaggagacagagagagggagagggagctggaggagttaCTGGAGGAGATGAAGAAGagaggaggagacagagagaaggagagggagctggaggagttaCTGGAGGAGATGAAGAAGagaggaggagacagagagaaggagagggagctggaggagttaCTGGAGGAGATGAAGAAGagaggaggagacagagagaaggagagggagctggaggagttaCTGGAGGAGATGAAGAAGagaggaggagacagagagaaggagagggagctggaggagttaCTGGAGGAAGTGAAGAAGagaggaggagacagagagagggagagggagctggaggagttaCTGGAGGAGTACAGGAAGAAGAGAGGGAACGAGAAAAAGAGTGACGAAGAGCTGGAGGAGTTACTGGAGGAAATGAAGAAGagaggaggagacagagagaacgagagggagctggaggagttaCTGGAGGAGATGAAGAAGagaggaggagacagagagaaggagagggagctggaggagttaCTGGAGGAGATGAAGAAGagaggaggagacagagagagggagagggagctggaggagttaCTGGATGAGATGAAGAAGagaggaggagacagagagaaggagagggagctggaggagttaCTGGAGGAGATGAAGAAGagaggaggagacagagagagggagagggagctggaggagttaCTGGATGAGATGAAGAAGagaggaggagacagagagagggagagggagctggaggagttaCTGGAGGAGTACAGGAAGAAGAGAGGGAACGAGAAAAAGAGTGACGAAGAGCTGGAGGAGTTACTGGAGGAAATGAAGAAGagaggaggagacagagagaaggagagggagctggaggagttaCTGGAGGAAGTGAAGAAGagaggaggagacagagagaaggagagggagctggaggagttaCTGGAGGAGTACAGGAAGAAGAGAGGGAACGAGAAAAAGAGTGACGAAGAGCTGGAGGAGTTACTGGAGGAGATGAAGAAGagaggaggagacagagagagggagagggagctggaggagttaCTGGAGGAGATGAAGAAGagaggaggagacagagagaaggagagggagctggaggagttaCTGGAGGAGATGAAGAAGagaggaggagacagagagagggagagggagctggaggagttaCTGGAGGAGTACAGGAAGAAGAGAGGGAACGAGAAAAAGAGTGACGAAGAGCTGGAGGAGTTACTGGAGGAGATGAAGAAGagaggaggagacagagagagggagagggagctggaggagttaCTGGAGGAGATGAAGAAGagaggaggagacagagagaaggagagggagctggaggagttaCTGGAGGAGATGAAGAAGagaggaggagacagagagagggagagggagctggaggagttaCTGGAGGAGTACAGGAAGAAGAGAGGGAACGAGAAAAAGAGTGACGAAGAGCTGGAGGAGTTACTGGAGGAGATGAAGAAGagaggaggagacagagagagggagagggagctggaggagttaCTGGAGGAAGTGAAGAAGagaggaggagacagagagagggagagggagctggaggagttaCTGGAGGAGATGAAGAAGagaggaggagacagagagaaggagagggagctggaggagttaCTGGAGGAGATGAAGAAGagaggaggagacagagagagggagagggagctggaggagttaCTGGAGGAAATGAAGAAGagaggaggagacagagagagggagagggagctggaggagttaCTGGAGGAGATGAAGAAGagaggaggagacagagagaaggagagggagctggaggagttaCTGGAGGAGTACAGGAAGAAGAGAGGGAACGAGAAAAAGAGTGACGAAGAGCTGGAGGAGTTACTGGAGGAAATGAAGAAGagaggaggagacagagagaaggagagggagctggaggagttaCTGGAGGAGATGAAGAAGagaggaggagacagagagagggagagggagctggaggagttaCTGGAGGAGATGAAGAAGAGAGGAGGAgacggagagagggagagggagctggaggagttaCTGGAGGAGATGAAGAAGagaggaggagacagagagagggagagggagctggaggagttaCTGGAGGAGTACAGGAAGAAGAGAGGGAACGAGAAAAAGAGTGACGAAGAGCTGGAGGAGTTACTGGAGGAAATGAAGAAGagaggaggagacagagagaaggagagggagctggaggagttaCTGGAGGAGATGAAGAAGagaggaggagacagagagaaggagagggagctggaggagttaCTGGAGGAGATGAAGAAGagaggaggagacagagagaaggagagggagctggaggagttaCTGGAGGAGATGAAGAAGagaggaggagacagagagagggagagggagctggaggagttaCTGGAGGAGTACAGGAAGAAGAGAGGGAATGAGAAAAAGAGTGACGAAGAGCTGGAGGAGCTGCTAGACGAGTACAGGAAGAAAAGAGGGAACGAGAAAAAGAGTGACGAAGAGCTGGAGGAGTACAGGAAGAAGAGAGGGAACGAGAAAGACCTAgaggagacagacagaaagagagggaccaggaaagaggaggaggaggaagcacTCAAGGAGCTGCTGGAGGAGACGAGACAGAAGAAAGCCAGAGAAGAGggggaaggagagagggagatgagGGATGCCCAGAAGAAGCGAGTGATGGAGAAAGCCAGCGACGAGGAGAGCAGGCAGTTTGAGGTGCTGAGAGAGGAGTCGGGACGGGAGCAGAGGAGGGAGGCAGCTGGGCGATCCCGGGTTCAG GAGCTGTCGGAGATCGAGACGGAGCTGCGCAGGGTGGCGGCGGAGCTGGGAGAGCTGAGGAAGGGCTGA